The genomic region AGAACACTTTTGCCGTCAATAATGGCTAAACGTCTTTTTCACTTAAATCTTGAATGAGATGCTCGAAGGGTTCGTCCAGCCAAGCACCGATGGTAATTCCCGCTTGAGCGACTTGTTCTTTAACCAATTCTTGCAGGATAGAAATACCGACGACGGTCGAACCGATGGGTACACCTAAAGAATTGTAGGTTTCGCGCAAGCCTTGGAGTACTCTTTCATCGAGGACGTCGGTATTGCCAGCGACTAAAGCGTAGCTGGCATAGCGCAGATAATAGTCCATATCCCGCAGACAAGCCGCATAGCGGCGGGTGGTGTAAGCGTTGCCACCAGGACGAATCAACTCGGGTAATTCGGCAAACAGACGGGAACCCGCTTGTTTGACCAAAGTCGCTGCATTGGCGTTGATGATAGCTGCGGCTTGAACGCGAGCCGTGCCACTCTCGAAGTAAGATTTGAGTCGGTCGATGGCGTCGCGATCGAAATAGCGACCCGTCACGTCATAGTTTCTAATCAGGCTTGTTACTGCGTCGCGCATTAAATTCCTTCTCCCAACAATAATAAAAGGGTTGTCTCACTAACTTTCGCTGTTTTGACTAGTCTTATTTCAACAGCAGAAAACTCTAACGCCCAACTTCAATAAATAGGGGAAGAGCGGGATGACTTTATGAAAAACTCCGCACCCATCTTTACTATCTGTTCTTGTGGGCGTCAGATCCGTAGACGTTTCGTAGTCTACTACAAAGCGATACCCAGCAACATATCTCAATCCCTCAAGGATAAAGAACTTCATATTTCGATCGCCCGACGCCGAGAGCTACCGGAGGGGAAGGGGGTAAGACTTTAAGATTTTCTCAATAGGCGATCGCCCGCCAATGTGATTAAATCCATCCAGGGTTCGCTGACACGGCGGAAGTTTGGTAGCGTTTGATACAAAACGACCGAGAGCCTATCCCTAGGATGATTCAGATAAGTTCGGCTTTGACAAGGCGTGTGGCCCGCATCGGCCACAGGAGTCAAACCTTAGAGCGAATCCGCATCCCCGAGCGGCGATCGCGAAACGCTCTGGCGCTCGCCGTCGAGTTGAGTCGAATTCGGCTCAAGTCACCCCAACCCCTGTCAACATTCACTTTGAATCAGGCCCCCCTAAATGACCCCTCCCCAGTCTGACTCACACAGGTGCTGGGATTTCATACCTAGGGCATTCGCCCCACTGAGCCGTTCTAACTTGTCACGACACTCCTGCATCGTCGTGAACTTCCAACCCAGTCAAAACTGAGGAGATATTTATGCCCGAGACTGCCCAACAAGTCCTAGATCTCATCCGCGAGCAAGATATCCAAATTATCGACCTCAAATTTGTCGATATGCCCGGAATCTGGCAGCACTGCTCGTTTTACCGGGATCTGATCGACGAGAGCGCCTTTACCGAAGGTGTTGCCTTTGATGGTTCGAGTATTCGCGGCTGGAAAGCGATCAACGAATCGGATATGGCCATGGTTCCCGATCCGACGACGGCGTGGATCGATCCGTTCATGGAACAGCCAACCTTGAGCATGATCTGCAGCATCAAGGAACCGCGAACGGGAGAATGGTACAGCCGCGACCCGCGCACGATCGCCCAAAAAGCCCTGGATTACTTGATTTCGTCCGGG from Oxynema aestuarii AP17 harbors:
- the apcB gene encoding allophycocyanin subunit beta produces the protein MRDAVTSLIRNYDVTGRYFDRDAIDRLKSYFESGTARVQAAAIINANAATLVKQAGSRLFAELPELIRPGGNAYTTRRYAACLRDMDYYLRYASYALVAGNTDVLDERVLQGLRETYNSLGVPIGSTVVGISILQELVKEQVAQAGITIGAWLDEPFEHLIQDLSEKDV